From one Bacteroides intestinalis DSM 17393 genomic stretch:
- a CDS encoding outer membrane protein assembly factor BamB family protein, giving the protein MKRRLLIMFLLGCLLPFAVQAQHGTFRFAQITDIHFSPNNPNPTEDLLRSVAQINATDSIDFVLVTGDITEEGDRATMLKVKETLDLLKAKYYVVLGNHETKWSDSGCTAFGEIFGGERFEFEHKGILFLGFNSGPLMRMAYGHVVPQDIRWMTEEMDKFGKDKPVILVTHYPLLDGDVDNWYEVTDAVRPYNIRLFIGGHYHRNRDLRYDGIPGILMRSNLRDKDGKPGYGIYDITKDSILVYTQRIGESKKQWAAFSLAQPYYDRNGKAEKYPDFSVNTAYPNVKEQWIVQTGAGIYCSPAVEKEKVFVGDDMGYLTCYALKNGKKLWNFQSGKRIVGTPAAADGVVVFGSADRNIYGLNSKDGKLLWTVKAKSPVLGAVTIENGIAYIGASDSTFRAIDIHTGKVIWVYTGVKGYIETKPLVTADKVIFGAWDNTLYALNKADGKELWKWTGGLTRMHFSPAAVWPVAAEGKVFITDPQRAMTAINIENGETVWRTFQSMVRETIGLSEDGTRVFSKTMNDSIVCYATQGDQPRELWASNVGFGYEHAPSMQVEKGGVMFGSTKEGLIFALEAQTGKVLWKHKIGNSLINTVVPLNGQQVLFTATSGEVGLLRVKN; this is encoded by the coding sequence ATGAAGCGAAGACTTTTAATAATGTTCCTGCTGGGGTGCCTGCTACCGTTCGCGGTACAGGCACAACATGGTACATTCCGTTTTGCGCAAATAACGGACATCCATTTCAGCCCCAACAATCCCAACCCGACGGAAGACTTGCTACGTTCCGTCGCGCAAATAAATGCGACAGACAGTATTGACTTTGTTTTGGTTACGGGCGATATCACTGAAGAAGGCGACCGTGCCACTATGCTGAAAGTCAAAGAGACATTGGATTTACTGAAAGCAAAGTATTACGTGGTCCTCGGTAACCATGAAACCAAATGGAGCGACTCCGGTTGTACTGCCTTCGGTGAGATATTCGGCGGCGAACGCTTTGAATTCGAGCATAAAGGCATCCTGTTTCTGGGTTTCAACTCCGGCCCGTTGATGCGTATGGCTTACGGACATGTCGTTCCGCAGGACATCCGTTGGATGACGGAAGAAATGGATAAGTTTGGAAAAGACAAACCGGTTATACTCGTCACACACTATCCGTTACTGGACGGAGATGTGGATAACTGGTATGAAGTAACAGATGCAGTACGCCCCTATAACATTCGTCTGTTCATCGGCGGGCACTATCACCGTAACCGGGATTTGCGTTATGATGGCATTCCGGGTATTTTGATGCGCAGCAACCTGCGTGATAAAGATGGAAAACCGGGATATGGTATCTATGATATAACGAAAGATTCGATCCTCGTCTACACTCAACGCATCGGCGAATCGAAAAAACAATGGGCTGCTTTCTCGCTGGCTCAGCCCTATTATGATCGTAATGGAAAAGCAGAGAAATACCCCGATTTTTCAGTCAACACAGCATACCCGAATGTGAAAGAACAGTGGATAGTACAAACCGGTGCAGGCATCTATTGTTCACCTGCAGTAGAAAAAGAAAAAGTGTTCGTCGGAGACGATATGGGTTATCTGACTTGCTATGCCTTGAAGAATGGAAAGAAACTATGGAACTTCCAATCCGGCAAACGCATTGTAGGCACTCCGGCTGCGGCAGACGGTGTAGTCGTATTCGGTTCTGCCGACCGTAACATCTACGGTCTGAACAGCAAAGACGGAAAACTGCTGTGGACTGTAAAAGCAAAAAGCCCGGTACTGGGTGCGGTAACCATTGAAAATGGAATTGCCTACATTGGTGCCAGCGATTCTACTTTCCGTGCAATTGATATCCATACAGGTAAAGTAATCTGGGTATATACCGGTGTGAAAGGATACATTGAAACCAAACCACTGGTAACAGCCGACAAAGTGATCTTCGGTGCCTGGGACAATACCCTCTATGCATTGAATAAGGCAGACGGCAAGGAATTATGGAAGTGGACAGGCGGTTTAACGCGCATGCACTTCTCACCCGCAGCCGTATGGCCGGTAGCTGCAGAAGGCAAAGTATTTATCACCGACCCGCAACGTGCCATGACGGCTATCAATATAGAAAATGGAGAAACAGTATGGCGCACTTTCCAGTCTATGGTACGTGAAACGATTGGTTTATCGGAAGACGGAACGCGCGTATTCAGCAAGACTATGAACGACAGTATTGTCTGCTATGCCACACAAGGAGATCAACCCCGTGAATTATGGGCAAGTAACGTCGGCTTCGGATACGAACATGCACCCTCTATGCAAGTGGAAAAGGGAGGTGTAATGTTCGGCAGTACCAAGGAAGGATTGATCTTTGCTTTGGAAGCCCAGACAGGTAAAGTCTTGTGGAAACATAAGATAGGTAACTCACTGATCAATACCGTAGTGCCGCTGAACGGGCAACAGGTATTGTTCACCGCCACCAGTGGCGAAGTAGGACTGCTACGAGTTAAAAATTAA